A genomic window from Fusarium oxysporum Fo47 chromosome VIII, complete sequence includes:
- a CDS encoding putative MFS transporter — MTSRDVSINPSRWTRLFENRASNNADSTGDSIGPAKWTMGILNDRETVEVPGSVLLLAEDRNEPLGLRNIHARTSHSSIPAGFAVEPQTSRPIAPSKKRTDDGTIILDPQPDDSANDPLNWPSWRRDAALLSLGFYCMIGGGITPLIAAGFTDVAEEFNVSVEKVALTTGLCMTGLGIGAVIASPTAILYGKRPIYLAGAIIFIGTALWSGLSPSFESLLVARVFQGISISPVECLPSATIAEIFFLHERAYRIGIYTLLLLGGKNLIPLAGAAIIGKLGWRWAFFIMAMVVAFAFCLLFLFVPETFWDRTPSRKPSHKPSLLRRMSSRRGEQLLSAMVEGNKSDEKALIRSTNENHKHVGFSADPEDQYKISSEGAAPSPTENEKNGEPSGSAEQPDPETASPTYPVPSNYTQDLRQKPAQSFVQHMKVFNGRLNNDDWFKVMIRPFILLVYPAVLWSAIMYSCSIGWLIVLAETMAMIYRDPHRYNFTAIQTGLVYLAPFIGAVLGTGVAGKISDILVRSMARRNGGLYEPEFRLIMALPILITTCMGLIGFGWSAEVHDEWIVPTIFFGIISFGCSLGSTTSITFCVDSYRQYAGEALVTLNFTKNIAHGLVFSLFVSHWLDKDGPKRVFMWIGIIQLVVCLFSIPMYIFGKRARMWTARKNLMEKW; from the exons ATGACGTCTCGTGATGTGTCTATCAACCCTAGCAGATGGACCCGTCTATTCGAAAACAGAGCTTCGAACAATGCAGACTCTACAGGCGATTCTATTGGCCCTGCCAAATGGACCATGGGCATTCTCAATGACAGAGAAACAGTCGAAGTACCCG GATCCGTTTTACTCCTCGCAGAAGACCGTAACGAGCCTCTCGGTCTGCGCAACATCCACGCTCGCACATCCCACTCTTCCATCCCCGCTGGTTTCGCCGTGGAACCCCAAACATCAAGACCGATCGCGCCAAGTAAAAAGAGAACCGATGACGGCACAATCATCCTAGACCCGCAACCCGATGATTCAGCCAACGACCCTCTGAATTGGCCTAGCTGGCGTCGTGACGCAGCGCTATTGTCACTGGGTTTCTACTGCATGATCGGCGGTGGAATCACCCCCCTTATCGCCGCTGGTTTCACAGACGTTGCGGAAGAGTTCAATGTGTCAGTTGAGAAAGTCGCCTTGACGACGGGTCTTTGCATGACTGGTCTCGGCATTGGAGCCGTTATCGCATCTCCTACTGCTATTCTCTACGGTAAGAGACCGATCTACCTTGCTGGCGCCATCATTTTTATCGGCACTGCCCTTTGGTCTGGCCTTTCGCCTAGCTTCGAGTCATTGTTGGTCGCGCGTGTTTTCCAGGGTATTTCAATAAGTCCGGTAGAATGTCTACCTTCTGCCACTATTGCAGAgattttcttccttcatgAAAGGGCTTATCGGATTGGTATTTATACACTTCTACTCCTTGGTGGAAAGAATTTGATCCCGCTTGCCGGAGCTGCCATTATTGGAAAGCTTGGATGGAGGTGGGCGTTCTT catcatggccatggtTGTTGCTTTCGCCTTCTGCCTCTTGTTTCTGTTTGTCCCAGAGACATTTTGGGATAGAACTCCGTCTCGAAAGCCATCTCACAAGCCTAGTCTTCTTCGACGCATGTCCTCTCGCAGAGGAGAGCAATTATTGTCAGCCATGGTAGAGGGCAACAAGTCTGATGAAAAGGCTCTGATTCGCTCCACGAACGAGAACCACAAGCATGTTGGCTTTTCTGCAGACCCAGAGGATCAGTACAAGATCTCTTCAGAAGGAGCAGCGCCCTCGCCAACAGAGAATGAAAAGAACGGCGAACCTTCTGGCTCAGCTGAACAACCAGACCCCGAAACGGCCTCTCCCACCTATCCCGTCCCGAGCAACTACACACAAGACCTCCGCCAAAAGCCCGCCCAATCATTTGTCCAGCACATGAAGGTCTTCAACGGCCGTCTCAACAACGATGACTGGTTCAAAGTTATGATACGACCATTCATTCTACTCGTATATCCTGCTGTACTCTGGTCAGCGATCATGTACTCATGCTCCATAGGCTGGCTGATCGTTCTGGCCgagacgatggcgatgatctATCGAGACCCTCATAGGTACAACTTCACAGCCATCCAAACCGGTCTTGTATACCTCGCTCCCTTTATCGGAGCTGTTCTCGGTACAGGCGTCGCTGGTAAGATCAGCGATATCTTGGTGCGCTCTATGGCTCGTCGAAACGGAGGTCTGTACGAGCCCGAATTCAGACTCATCATGGCCCTCCCTATCTTGATTACAACATGCATGGGATTGATAGGATTTGGATGGTCCGCCGAGGTCCACGACGAATGGATTGTACCAACAATCTTCTTCGGCATTATTTCATTCGGCTGCTCTTTAGGTTCCACAACATCCATCACCTTCTGCGTCGATAGCTACCGCCAATACGCTGGCGAAGCCCTTGTCACACTCAATTTCACCAAGAACATTGCACATGGGCTTGTATTTAGTCTTTTTGTGTCTCATTGGCTTGACAAGGATGGACCGAAAAGAGTTTTCATGTGGATTGGGATCATTCAGcttgttgtttgtttgttcTCGATACCAATGTACATCTTCGGTAAACGAGCGCGTATGTGGACTGCAAGGAAGAATCTTATGGAGAAGTGGTAG